A section of the Pseudomonas fluorescens genome encodes:
- a CDS encoding alpha/beta family hydrolase: MGKEHKASIDGDQWAQCVREQGWLWNAATSVGAGQSPTLILAHGAGAPMDSSFMDDMAARLAGHGVNVLRFEFPYMAQRRVDGGKRPPNPAPKLLECWRQVHAQVRRHVAGPLAVGGKSMGGRMASLLADELAADALVCLGYPFYAVGKPEKPRVEHLAGLKTPTLIVQGERDALGNRAAVEGYVLSSVIEVMWRVAGDHDLKPLKASGFSHGQHLEAAAQAIARFLGAR; the protein is encoded by the coding sequence ATGGGCAAAGAGCACAAGGCCAGTATTGACGGGGATCAATGGGCGCAGTGTGTGCGTGAACAGGGTTGGTTATGGAATGCGGCCACAAGTGTGGGGGCAGGCCAATCACCGACGCTGATCCTGGCTCACGGCGCTGGCGCGCCGATGGACTCATCCTTTATGGACGACATGGCTGCACGCCTTGCCGGGCATGGCGTGAACGTGCTGCGCTTCGAGTTTCCCTACATGGCCCAACGCCGTGTGGACGGCGGCAAACGCCCACCGAACCCGGCGCCGAAACTGCTGGAATGCTGGCGCCAAGTGCATGCCCAGGTGCGACGTCATGTCGCTGGGCCTTTGGCTGTCGGCGGCAAGTCCATGGGCGGGCGGATGGCCAGCCTATTGGCCGATGAATTGGCGGCGGATGCGCTGGTGTGCCTGGGTTACCCGTTCTATGCGGTGGGCAAGCCGGAAAAGCCCCGGGTCGAGCACTTGGCCGGGCTGAAGACCCCGACCTTGATTGTGCAGGGCGAGCGCGATGCGCTGGGCAATCGAGCGGCGGTGGAGGGCTACGTGCTGTCGTCGGTCATCGAGGTGATGTGGCGGGTGGCGGGGGATCATGATCTGAAGCCGTTGAAGGCTTCGGGGTTCAGCCATGGGCAGCATCTGGAGGCTGCGGCGCAGGCAATAGCCAGGTTTCTGGGGGCCAGGTAG
- the ccoO gene encoding cytochrome-c oxidase, cbb3-type subunit II, with product MKHETIEKNVGLLMLLMVLAVSIGGLTQIVPLFFQDVTNKPVEGMKPYTALQLEGRDIYIREGCVQCHSQMIRPFRAETERYGHYSVAGESVWDHPFLWGSKRTGPDLARVGARYSDDWHRAHLYNPRNVVPESKMPAYPWLVTAQVDSSHTETKLKVMRTLGVPYTDTDITAAVDSLKGKTEMDALVSYLQVLGTAIKSKR from the coding sequence ATGAAACACGAAACGATTGAAAAGAACGTCGGCCTGCTGATGCTGCTGATGGTACTGGCCGTGAGTATCGGCGGCCTGACGCAGATCGTCCCGCTGTTCTTCCAGGACGTCACCAACAAGCCGGTCGAAGGCATGAAGCCCTACACCGCGCTGCAACTGGAAGGCCGTGACATCTACATCCGCGAAGGCTGTGTGCAGTGCCACTCGCAAATGATCCGGCCATTCCGCGCCGAGACCGAGCGCTACGGCCACTACTCGGTCGCCGGTGAAAGCGTGTGGGACCACCCGTTCCTGTGGGGCTCCAAGCGTACCGGTCCGGACCTGGCCCGAGTGGGCGCCCGCTACTCCGACGATTGGCACCGCGCGCACTTGTACAACCCGCGCAACGTCGTGCCTGAATCGAAGATGCCAGCCTACCCATGGCTGGTCACCGCCCAGGTCGACAGCAGCCACACCGAAACCAAGCTCAAGGTCATGCGCACCCTCGGCGTGCCGTACACCGACACGGACATCACCGCCGCCGTGGACAGCCTCAAGGGCAAGACCGAAATGGACGCCCTGGTCTCCTACCTGCAAGTGCTCGGCACTGCAATCAAGAGCAAGAGGTGA
- the ccoN gene encoding cytochrome-c oxidase, cbb3-type subunit I: MNTTLSTAYNYKVVRQFAIMTVVWGIVGMGLGVFLAAQLVWPELNFNLPWTSFGRLRPLHTNAVIFAFGGCALFASSFYAVQRTCQTQLFAPKVAAFCFWGWQLVILLAAISLPLGYTSSKEYAELEWPIDILITIVWVAYAIVFFGTVAKRNTKHIYVGNWFFGAFIITVAILHIVNNLEIPVSLTKSYSLYGGATDAMVQWWYGHNAVGFFLTAGFLGMMYYFVPKQAERPVYSYRLSIVHFWALITLYIWAGPHHLHYTALPDWAQSLGMVMSLVLLAPSWGGMINGMMTLSGAWHKLRSDPILRFLVVSLAFYGMSTFEGPMMAIKTVNALSHYTDWTIGHVHAGALGWVAMISIGALYHMIPKVFGREQMYSLGLINAHFWLATIGTVLYIASMWVNGIAQGLMWRAVNEDGTLTYSFVETLVASHPGFIVRLVGGAIFLSGMFLMAYNTWRTVRSAQPADVAAAAQMA, from the coding sequence ATGAACACTACTTTAAGTACCGCCTATAACTACAAGGTGGTCCGCCAATTCGCCATTATGACGGTGGTGTGGGGCATCGTCGGCATGGGGCTCGGGGTTTTTCTCGCCGCCCAGTTGGTATGGCCCGAACTCAACTTCAACCTGCCTTGGACCAGTTTCGGTCGATTGCGCCCACTGCACACCAACGCGGTGATTTTCGCGTTTGGTGGCTGCGCGCTGTTTGCCAGCTCCTTCTACGCGGTGCAACGCACCTGCCAGACCCAGCTGTTCGCGCCGAAAGTCGCCGCGTTCTGCTTCTGGGGCTGGCAATTGGTGATCCTGCTGGCAGCAATCAGCTTGCCACTGGGCTATACCAGTTCCAAGGAATACGCCGAGCTGGAATGGCCGATCGACATCCTGATCACCATCGTCTGGGTCGCCTACGCCATCGTGTTCTTCGGCACCGTGGCCAAGCGCAACACCAAGCACATCTACGTCGGTAACTGGTTCTTCGGTGCATTCATCATCACGGTGGCGATCCTGCATATCGTCAACAACCTGGAAATCCCGGTCAGCCTGACCAAGTCCTACTCCCTCTACGGCGGTGCGACGGATGCCATGGTGCAGTGGTGGTACGGCCATAACGCGGTAGGTTTCTTCCTCACTGCGGGCTTTTTGGGGATGATGTACTACTTCGTACCCAAGCAAGCCGAGCGTCCGGTCTACTCTTATCGCTTGTCCATCGTGCACTTCTGGGCACTGATCACCCTGTACATCTGGGCCGGTCCTCACCACCTGCACTACACCGCGCTGCCGGACTGGGCACAGTCTCTGGGCATGGTGATGTCACTGGTTCTGCTGGCTCCGAGCTGGGGCGGCATGATCAACGGCATGATGACCCTCTCGGGCGCCTGGCATAAGCTGCGCAGCGACCCGATCCTGCGTTTCCTCGTGGTATCCCTGGCGTTCTACGGCATGTCGACCTTTGAAGGTCCGATGATGGCCATCAAGACGGTCAACGCCCTGTCCCACTACACCGACTGGACCATCGGCCACGTACATGCCGGCGCCCTCGGCTGGGTGGCGATGATCTCCATCGGCGCGCTGTACCACATGATCCCGAAAGTCTTCGGTCGCGAGCAGATGTACAGCCTCGGCCTGATCAACGCCCACTTCTGGCTGGCCACCATCGGCACCGTGCTCTACATCGCTTCGATGTGGGTCAACGGCATTGCCCAGGGCCTGATGTGGCGTGCGGTCAACGAAGACGGCACCTTGACCTACTCCTTCGTCGAGACCCTGGTGGCCAGCCACCCAGGCTTCATCGTGCGGCTGGTGGGCGGTGCGATCTTCCTCAGCGGCATGTTCCTGATGGCTTACAACACTTGGCGCACCGTGCGTTCGGCACAACCTGCCGACGTCGCCGCTGCGGCGCAGATGGCCTGA
- the ccoP gene encoding cytochrome-c oxidase, cbb3-type subunit III, producing the protein MTTFWSTWICVLTLGSLIGLTWLLFGTRKGETKGSVDQTMGHAFDGIEEYDNPLPQWWFLLFAGTLVFAVGYLILYPGLGNWKGVLPGYEDGWTQTKEWDKEMARADAKFGPIFAKFAAMPVEEVAKDPQALKMGGRLFASNCAVCHGSDAKGAYGFPNLADDNWRWGGSADAIKLTIMNGRHAAMPAWGEVLGEDGVKNVAAYVRHDLAKLPLPADSKADLAAGKQAYDTTCVACHGPEGHGVEAMGAPNLTQPAGFIYGTSLAQLQQTIRHGRQGQMPAQEALQGNDKVHLLAAYVYSLSQKEQK; encoded by the coding sequence ATGACTACCTTTTGGAGTACATGGATCTGTGTACTGACCCTCGGCAGCCTGATCGGCTTGACCTGGCTGCTGTTCGGCACCCGCAAGGGCGAGACCAAGGGCAGCGTCGACCAGACCATGGGCCACGCCTTCGACGGGATTGAGGAGTACGACAACCCCCTGCCCCAATGGTGGTTCCTGTTGTTCGCCGGCACCCTGGTGTTTGCAGTCGGCTACCTGATCCTCTACCCGGGCCTGGGCAACTGGAAAGGTGTACTGCCGGGCTATGAGGACGGCTGGACCCAGACCAAGGAATGGGACAAGGAAATGGCCAGGGCCGACGCCAAGTTCGGGCCGATCTTCGCCAAATTCGCCGCCATGCCCGTGGAAGAAGTCGCCAAGGACCCGCAAGCGCTGAAAATGGGCGGCCGCCTGTTTGCCTCCAACTGCGCGGTATGCCACGGCTCCGATGCCAAGGGCGCCTATGGCTTCCCGAACCTGGCGGACGACAACTGGCGCTGGGGTGGTTCGGCTGATGCAATCAAGCTGACCATCATGAACGGTCGCCATGCTGCAATGCCGGCCTGGGGTGAAGTGCTGGGCGAGGACGGTGTGAAAAACGTCGCGGCCTATGTGCGCCACGACCTGGCCAAGTTGCCGCTGCCGGCTGACAGCAAGGCCGACCTGGCCGCTGGCAAGCAAGCGTACGACACCACATGCGTAGCCTGCCACGGCCCTGAAGGCCATGGTGTTGAAGCCATGGGCGCGCCAAACCTGACGCAGCCTGCCGGCTTCATCTACGGCACCAGCCTTGCGCAGTTGCAGCAGACCATCCGCCACGGCCGCCAGGGCCAGATGCCAGCGCAGGAAGCGCTGCAAGGCAACGACAAGGTCCACCTGCTGGCAGCCTACGTCTACAGCCTGTCGCAGAAGGAGCAGAAGTAA
- a CDS encoding cbb3-type cytochrome oxidase subunit 3, translating into MGFELDTGMIRGLGTLVVAIAFIGLSLWVFNAKRNPEFAEACLLPFADEPEPGAIGTPSDAQEEPVTRSIRP; encoded by the coding sequence ATGGGTTTTGAACTGGATACCGGAATGATCCGCGGCCTCGGCACGCTGGTGGTGGCGATTGCCTTCATCGGCCTGTCGCTGTGGGTGTTCAACGCCAAGCGCAACCCGGAGTTCGCCGAGGCCTGCCTGCTGCCATTTGCCGATGAGCCTGAACCTGGCGCCATTGGCACCCCATCCGACGCTCAAGAAGAGCCTGTAACAAGGAGCATTCGGCCATGA